In Bradyrhizobium sp. 195, the sequence AATACCCCGTGCCGAAATCGTCGAGTGCGAACAAAATTCCCAAGGTCTTGAGAGATTGCATTGTCTTCTTGGCGCGGGCGATGTCCTCGATCAGGACGCCTTCCGTGATTTCGAGCTCGAGCCGCGATGGCGCCAGCCCGGTTTCACGAAGTGCCTTGCGGACATGCGCGTCGAGATTCTCCCGGCGGAACTGCGCGGCCGAGACGTTCACCGCAATCCGGAGCGGCTGATCCCACGAGGCGGCCTCCCTGCACGCTTCCATCAGCACCCAGTCGTCGATCTGCGCGATTGCCCCGCTCTTCTCGGCGACGGGGATGAACTCTCCCGGAGCAATGATGCCGCGCACGGGATGTTTCCAACGCACAAGCGCTTCGTATCCGGCGATCCGCCCATCCCGGCGCTGCTGCGGCTGGTACTCGAGGTACAACTCTCCCCGTTCTACGGCGAGCCGGAGATCGTGCTCGAGGGCGCGACGGTTGCGCAGCTGCTGATCCATGGCGCTCGTGAACAGACGTATTGCGCCCCTGCCTTCGTGTTTCGCGCGATAGAGTGCTGCATCGGCGTTGGCCAACAGTGAGACGACATCACCGGCGTCTCTCGGGAAGAGGGCAACGCCGACACACAAATCTACCTTCAAGGCGTGACCTTCGACCTCGATCGGCTGATCGAAGGCTGCTCGCATCCTGGTGGCAAGCAATTCCGCACTGCCCGGCAAAGGTAGTTGGTCGGTGAGACCGATGAACTCGTCTCCCCCGACGCGCGCCACATAAGAGCCTTGCGCTGCCTCCTGCAGACGCCTGGATGCTTCGCGAAGGACGGCGTCTCCGATCGCGTGTCCAAAGAGATCGTTGATTTCCTTAAAGTGGTCGAGATCGATGCAGAGCACCGCGAGCCCGCGGTCCGAGACTTCCGCTCGTTGGATCGCGGCAACGAGATGCTGATCCAATGCGGTCCTGTTGGGCAGGTCCGTGAGCGCGTCGTGGCAAGCCAGATAGCTGATCTTCTGTTGCGTCCGATTGCGCTCCGTGACATCGAAGGCGACGCTAACGTAGGCCTGGCGTCCCTCATAGATGAGCGGTCGCGACTCGATCACGACCTGGATTGCGTCCCCGCAGGCGCTCTTGTGCAGTTCGAAATCGCGTTCGGCACCGTCATCGGTCTCACCATGCTCGAGCTGCGTTTCGGACATGGCTAGGAGAGCTTCGCGGGCATATCCGTAATGGCGGCACATCGCGCCGTTCACGGCAATGAGTTGTCGCGTCTTGGCGTCAGCCACCCACATGGGGAGAGGGTTTTCCTCGAAGAGCAGGTGGAAGGACGCTTCGCGGCGCTTCAGGTCGGTGATGTCGATCCGGACCCCGATACTGCCTCCGTCCCCCGTGCGTCTCTCCTCCACGCGCACCCACCGGTCACCGGCCAGATGCTGCTCATGGGAGTAGCGCGGCATGACGTGACAGGCCATGCGCTCTGAAAGCCATTCATCCTCGCGCCCGATAGCGTCCGGGTACTGCCCCCGAGCTAGGCCAACCCGGAGAATATGTTCGAACGGCGCTCCGGTCTCGAGCGCCTCTTCGCTGGCCGTATAGAACTCGGCGTATTGTCGGTTCCAAAGAACCAGACGATCGTTCTTGTCGAATACCGCCAGCCCTTCCGGGACGACGTCGAGGGCATCCGTGAGGTGGGTATGCGCGGACCGGGCGGCAGCTTCCGCCTGCTCGGCAGCGGCCTTGGCCTCGGCAAGTGCGGCTTCGGTCCGGTGGCGCTCAGTGATGTCCTCGTGAGTCGCGACCCATCCGTTCCCCTCCATTGGCCGGTGCCGGATACGCACGATGCGACCGTTCGTCAGTTCGACTGTGGTATCGGACTGTCGCGCGATCACCGGGGCGCTGTTGCGCCAGACGAGATATTCGGCCTTCGACATCTTTGGTGCACTGCCTACCGAGTACCGAAGGTCCACGATCGCATTCAGGCTCATGCCCGGCCAAACGAGTTCCGGATCGAGATCGTAGACTTCCAGGTACTGGCGGTTGCAGACGATTAGGCGCTGGTCCTCGTCGAAGAAACAGAGCCCTTGTGACATGTTGTTGAGGGCGGTGTCGAACCGCTCGGCATAAGCGGTGGCGGTCTGCTCGGCAGCCCGCGCGCGCGCACCTTCCTCGGTCATCTTGCTTTGGGTCTGGACTAGTTGAACGAAGGACCGGAAGTTCGTGTTGATCATGCGGCCCAGCAGACCGAGCAGCAGCAACAGATTGATCCCGAGTGAGATCATCATTCCGTCGCCGGAGAGGAGCAGCAACGTCCCAATCGGTGCACCGGCAATCAGCATCGTCACCCGAGAGGCAGGTGGAAAGCTGCCGAGGCAGTAGGCGGTGCCCACACAGCCCATGAAGACGAGCAATGCCACCGGTGCTCGCAGATTAGGCTCAACTGTCCCGAACAGCGCCAGGATCCAGAACACGAAGCCGGCGTTGAGCACGACGGCAACAAGGCGGGTCTTGGCAAGTTGACGGTAAGCCTCTTCGGGCGAGAAATCGGTGCCGTTCAGGCGGATCCATTGGGACAATCGAACGAGACACATGGCGAGGAGCGCGGCCGGCAAGCCGAACCTCAGCCATGGCGAGACGGTGGACGGGAGGACCAACCCTACGCTGATACTGTCGACGAGCAGCGCCGCGTAGAGCGCCGGCACCTGTTTGCGCAGGATACGGAATTGCTCGACCAGCAGCGAGCGACCGACTGGATCGGTCGTATCGCCCACTGAGAATGCGCCACGGATTTGCTTAAGTATGCCCATCGAGTTAGCCCTAGCCGGCGTCAAGCTAAGGCAGAACACAGAAAGGACGCGTAAAGGCGCTTGGTTTCTTCCGCCTTAACGCCTCTGCTGCAAGGCGAGGCACGAGTCTGGTGGCC encodes:
- a CDS encoding EAL domain-containing protein produces the protein MGDTTDPVGRSLLVEQFRILRKQVPALYAALLVDSISVGLVLPSTVSPWLRFGLPAALLAMCLVRLSQWIRLNGTDFSPEEAYRQLAKTRLVAVVLNAGFVFWILALFGTVEPNLRAPVALLVFMGCVGTAYCLGSFPPASRVTMLIAGAPIGTLLLLSGDGMMISLGINLLLLLGLLGRMINTNFRSFVQLVQTQSKMTEEGARARAAEQTATAYAERFDTALNNMSQGLCFFDEDQRLIVCNRQYLEVYDLDPELVWPGMSLNAIVDLRYSVGSAPKMSKAEYLVWRNSAPVIARQSDTTVELTNGRIVRIRHRPMEGNGWVATHEDITERHRTEAALAEAKAAAEQAEAAARSAHTHLTDALDVVPEGLAVFDKNDRLVLWNRQYAEFYTASEEALETGAPFEHILRVGLARGQYPDAIGREDEWLSERMACHVMPRYSHEQHLAGDRWVRVEERRTGDGGSIGVRIDITDLKRREASFHLLFEENPLPMWVADAKTRQLIAVNGAMCRHYGYAREALLAMSETQLEHGETDDGAERDFELHKSACGDAIQVVIESRPLIYEGRQAYVSVAFDVTERNRTQQKISYLACHDALTDLPNRTALDQHLVAAIQRAEVSDRGLAVLCIDLDHFKEINDLFGHAIGDAVLREASRRLQEAAQGSYVARVGGDEFIGLTDQLPLPGSAELLATRMRAAFDQPIEVEGHALKVDLCVGVALFPRDAGDVVSLLANADAALYRAKHEGRGAIRLFTSAMDQQLRNRRALEHDLRLAVERGELYLEYQPQQRRDGRIAGYEALVRWKHPVRGIIAPGEFIPVAEKSGAIAQIDDWVLMEACREAASWDQPLRIAVNVSAAQFRRENLDAHVRKALRETGLAPSRLELEITEGVLIEDIARAKKTMQSLKTLGILFALDDFGTGYSSLSYLEAFPLDRIKIDRCFVASLGQSERSLAIVRAVLGLAHGLGVPVLAEGIETDAQMSLLLHEGCDEMQGYLIGRPRRLAVNRETKHDVKQAAS